TCCCGCGATTTCTCCACCGGCAACGACTCGCCGGTCAGCATCGCCTCCTCCACGGACGATTCTCCGGAAACGACGGTGGCATCCACCGGCACCCGGTCGCCCGGTTTCACGACGATCCGGTCGCCGGGAACAAGCAGGGCCACCGGCACGTCGGTTTCCTGGTCCCGCTCGTCCAGCCGTCGCGCGGTTGGCGGAGCGAGATTCAAAAGCGTCTTCAGCGCGGCGCCGGCCTTCGAGCTCATGCGTGCCTCCAGCCAGTGCCCCGCGCTGATCAGCGTCAGAATGGCGGCCGCCTCCATGAAATACAGATGTCCTCGAAATCCGGAGAGCAGGCCCCAGACGCTGAAGCCGAAGGCGGCGGTGGAGCCGAGGGACACCAGGGTGTCCATGTTGGAATGGCCCGCCCGGGCCTGCCGCCAGGCGCCGCGGTAGAACCGCCCGCCAACCATCACCTGCACCGGAAGCGCCAGGAAGAACGCCAACCACTGAAACCATCGCTCCATGCCCAGATGAAGCACCCATTCGCCCACCAGCAGCGCCACGGTGACCGGCCCGCCTAACCACAGCGCCCGACGCCACGGCCGTTCCGGAGCCGCCGCCGCGCCGTCCGATGCCCCCGGAGACGTCCCCGTCGAAGCCCGATAGCCGGCGGCCTCCACCGCCCGGAGGAGGGCATCGGACTCCGTCGCCGCGCCCGGACGCCACCGGATCTCCGCCCGTCCCGCCGGCAGATCCACCGTTACCGAGTCCACCCCCGGCACCGCGCCGAGCGCGGCAGATACTTTCCGCGCACAACTGGCGCAGTCCATGCCCTCAATGGCAATCCCCGCGATCGGGCCCGCGGTGGCCCGTACAGCGGGCGCCACAGCCCGGGGCCGGAAGGCGACCGGAATTTCACTCATTGGCAGGAGGCTCCGTCCGCAAAACGCGCAGGGCAACCGCAGAATCGGCACCACAGAATCGGCCCCGGAGCCCGGCTATTCCTGCTCGGGCGAAATCGGGGGTGGTGCGCGGAGACGCAGGTAAATCCAGGTTTCCAGCGGACGCAGGGGACGCAGCCAGTCGTAGAACGGCGAATACACAAGGCGCAGCCGGAAGAGCGACAGCAGCATGATGAGCGAGGTGCGCAGATTGAACACCACGTGCGACCCGGTCTGGTCATGCCACTGGGTCGGCACTTCGAGGAGGCTGAATCCCGCCCGGCGCAGCGAATAGAGCAGGTTGACGTCGAAGGAAAGGTCGGCAAGACGCAGTTTGGAGTGCACGGCCTCGACCGCTTCGCGCCGCATGACCTTGGCGCCACATTGGGTGTCGGCGATTCCCATTCCAAAGAACGCCTCGACAAAGACGTGGAACATCCGGCTCGCGAGGCGGCGGCGTCCGGGCTGCGCGTGGGTGATTTGCGCCCCGGGCAGCCAGCGGGACGCGATGACGCAGTCCGCCTGGCCGGCGGCGCAGCGGTTCACCAGGTCCAGAAACGCCGCCGGTGGCGTCGAGCCATCGGCGTCCACATAGCCCACCAGGTCTGCCAGCGGCGCCAGCTTCAGCCCCTCGATCAACGCCCCTCCCTTGCCGATCGGTGCCGGGAACTCGAGGTGCGAGATGCTCAGGTAGCGCTGCTCCGCCGTCCGCACCACCCCCAGCGTGTCATCCCGGCACCCGTTCAGGACCACCAGGATGCGCACGCGCCCCGGGTAGTGATGATAGAAATGCTCCGCATACGCCCCCAGCACCGGAGCGATGCGGCGTTCCTCGTTGTATGCGGGAATCAGCAGCAGGAGGCTGGGAGCGTGGAGACTCAAGTGCTGGCAGAGTAAACCCGGGGTCTCGCGGGCTGTCCAAGGTCCAAACCGTCAAAACCCTTCCCGAAGCTCCGGCGCCAGCCCAGGGAGCCGACCCCGGCCCTCCCCGCTCATCGGACACCGCCTCCCCGCAGTCCCCGTGGGCGTCACAGGAGCCTCCCATCCGCCCCAATCCGCCGCGCCCCGGCCATGTCCAAAAGGGCCGACATCACCTCAAATCTCAAACGTTTAGGTGCGACCCCATTGCGCTCATTCCCGTGATGGAGAGCCAAGAGGCCTCGTCAGCAGAATTTGTGGGTGGCCGGCGGTTCGTGTAGTCGGCCAAGGTTATGATAGAGTGCAACTTCCATGACTCTGAAGGTGCGAAAGCCGTAGGCGCGTCAGGTGATCACTCGAATCTTGTTGTTGAGGCCCTTGACCACACCGCTGGAGAGCTCTCCTTTGGCCAGAAACCAGTTCAGAATCAGGGGTTGGTGGCGCCGGAGCATGCGGGCGATTTTCTTCATGGGCTCGATCCGGCTGCGCATCGAGCGCTGGCACCAGGCCTCCAGGAAGCGGCAGGCGCAGTGGACGGAGCGGTAGGTCCAGAGTAAGCGGTAGGGCAGGTGCATGTCCCCGCCGCTGATTGCGGCGGGGCGCTGCTCCCCAACTTCGTGGGGGCCTCAGGTTCAGGCCGGTGCCGGAGGAGGCTTTTTCGAGTTTTCGGGCAGGACCTCGTCGATCTGCGTGATGTTCATCCCCGGCAACCGCCGGAGCACATCGCTGAGGTACTCCTGCGGATTGATCCCGCGCCGCCGGCAACTGGTGATCACCGTGTTGCTTCGGCAAGCGTGTGTGAGCGCCTGGGGGGTGGGCGAGTAGGCTGCTGGGCAGCCTGACAGAGTGACAGGTTCAATGACAACGCGTACATTCCCGGCATCCCCCATCTCCCCACGCATCCCGCCCACCCGCAAG
This genomic stretch from Verrucomicrobiia bacterium harbors:
- a CDS encoding glycosyltransferase; this encodes MSLHAPSLLLLIPAYNEERRIAPVLGAYAEHFYHHYPGRVRILVVLNGCRDDTLGVVRTAEQRYLSISHLEFPAPIGKGGALIEGLKLAPLADLVGYVDADGSTPPAAFLDLVNRCAAGQADCVIASRWLPGAQITHAQPGRRRLASRMFHVFVEAFFGMGIADTQCGAKVMRREAVEAVHSKLRLADLSFDVNLLYSLRRAGFSLLEVPTQWHDQTGSHVVFNLRTSLIMLLSLFRLRLVYSPFYDWLRPLRPLETWIYLRLRAPPPISPEQE
- a CDS encoding transposase, encoding MHLPYRLLWTYRSVHCACRFLEAWCQRSMRSRIEPMKKIARMLRRHQPLILNWFLAKGELSSGVVKGLNNKIRVIT
- a CDS encoding transposase domain-containing protein codes for the protein MITSCRRRGINPQEYLSDVLRRLPGMNITQIDEVLPENSKKPPPAPA